The Conger conger chromosome 11, fConCon1.1, whole genome shotgun sequence genome includes the window ACCACACATACATTTCAATCAAGCCATATTTCATTCTGTCATGAAGATGATgtttcaggaagtgaaagtaAAAAGGCTCTTTCTACAGATGAGCATTTCTGTTTCCACATTGAACATAGTGAATGCAACAAGAATATTGCGATTCTATAaagttacttttatttttaatgtttgtgtaataaaatacaaatgttacatatatattatatatttacatacaatTTGTTTGTAAATGCGTgccttttatatagcgcctttatccaaagccctgtacaattgatgcttctcattcatccattcatacacacgctcagaTAGCAATCAGtggcgattggttgccatgcaaggcaccaaccagctcgtcgggagcatttatgggttaggtgtcttgctcagggacacttcagcacaccccgggcaggatcgaaccggcaaccctccgactgccagacgagcgctcttaccacctgagccaaagCCCTTTGTGTAcccatgtaaatggtaaatggtaaatggttggcattggttggcacctttatccaaagcgctgtacaattgatgcttcttattcaccaattcatacactcactcacactccgacggcgattggctgccatgcaaggtgccgaccagctcgtcaggagcattcggcggttaggtgtcttgctcagggacacttcgaccctccaactgccagacgaccgctcttaccacctgagccaaagCCCTTTGTTTGTGTACCCATGTGTACACATTATCAGACTTGTGaaggtcaattaccatctgtctcttgaCTTTGTGAGGATGAGATGAGGAATAGACATTAACTAATAGAATAGACTTAATTTCTCTCAAATCATTGTATGTATCCACTCTTGTCCAGGGCATTTGAAAATGATGTGGTTGCTGTAACTGAGCAACACCCCAGTACAAGAACCACAGTCCTCCTACCATCTATCAACTCTGTAACCATGGTGATGGAGCCCTCCTCTGACACCTCAACCAAGCAGGACCAGCCAACCCTGGACCAAACAACCATAGCCGGGCCAGATCCTGAACCAAAAAAAGACTCACAGGTCAGTGGATTTGGTCTGGAGAGgatctttttttctccatagATCTGAATGTTTTTTCCAGAATTTGTAGTAGgttatgttgttttatgtgcATGGGTTGTCACGCCACTGTATGTCATGAAATTCGGAACAGTGTTGTaactaatacaatttattcCATGAGCCAAGTTGGTTGGTATAATTTTAGGGGACATAGACTCACTGCATTCTTTTCTAGTAGTTGTAGGGTCCTCACACAGGCCGCCAAATAacatagggattttactctctacgaaaccgggacgccaattaatgttatgttgcagtataacagcaaaaagtaatcagtctcataaaatcagaaatatctaaccacaaatgtagtattttaattaatcgtaataaaataaccaatatcaatgattaaaacataccgataacctgaaggttggaagttctttgaaagactgctttaactcggctctaaTGTCTATGTGACGTCAAAACttacaccgggtttaataaaatatattaataaacaaacgtacaaacacggAACAGATATGGGGTTAAACTAAGGGAAGTCAGTAGGGTAAGGTTAaataggaatgtgtgtgtggtgggagtAGTTAGCTTGGGTAAGCCAGAGTTCTAGGTGTATAAAAGAGTATtactgttagctgtgagaagagcgcCTACTTGCATAGTTTAGTCTATATATGcgcgaaagacggcgaatcaattcacataCATATACGGCTAACAGCATATACGGCTAACAGCATTCAACGGTACCAAAAAgacaaatggaaaaatacagattcacaatattagttaagactaagctaacactggctatgcctgcaaatgcttgtttagtcttactgagtccatacgtattgctggatccaaaagacgtgctatccttgtaggagccgtgatggtgctgtgaatgagaGGTGCGCAAAACTGGGGCGTTCACGTCTTAGCCgtgcgttgtcgtctggtccgttgttcgctggtcctttttccgggtggaaaagtttgttgctgtgctTTGCAGGGACAAACCGATGTAgtgttccgcgtacaccagtttccattCGCTATTGGCCACTAAGTTAGCCTGTAAACAAGCACTGACAAACTATGGTGTTGATTACCGACATCAGATCCACACTACACCAGCCTAAACCACTGTGCCCACGCACCAAAACTAAGCaagctacagtgcagtccataagtatttggagagTGGttgctctgtactctagcacattggacttgaaatgaaacaatgaacaatgtTTGAGgttagtgcagactgtcacctttaatttgaaagtATTTAGATCCATATTGGGTGTTCCATGTAGGAATAACAataccatttttatacataagcCCAGTTTTCATGGAACCGATTTTTTGATTGAAATTCAATTCGGCTTAAAAGGGGTAGTCTAAAGGCTTAGGGAGTAGTCTAGAGAGTAGTCTAGACTGCTTTCTTCTTACAAACAAACTTATTGGAGATTGTGGTAAAGCTGATCTGGTGCTTTCCTTCTCTTGTTTAGTTGTAAGATCATTATATTCAGCTGACGCTTGAAAAGTTACAGCAGAAATCCAATTATTGTACCTAATTCACAATGCATATTTGGAGATGAGCAAGAGATGTATAGCTGCacatgtcaaaatgttttattctgattGAATGCttggcatgtaaacacacaccttaATCAGTTCATGTATGATTCATTTGGAATCTTCAATCTGAAAAAATTATTCagaatgaagaaatattcagtATGAAAACACAACCATAGTCCACCCATTGTCGGGAACCAAAggtaattgcctttggagtctgttattggtatttgtcaacatgaggagcaGAGTTGTGCTAATGACAGTGAAGGAAGTCTTTATGAGGCAGAAtgtttaccaaaataaattgttaggaacatcattaagaagataGAGAGTACTGGTGATCTGCAGAGAGGCCAAGGAAGACTTCTACAGTGATGGACAAAgtattctcaccataatgaagcaAAACTCCCACTCACCTGTCCAACTGATCAGAAACTCTCTTCTGGGGGCAGTTGTGGATGTCTtagtgactactgtccacagaagacttcacaaacagaactacagaggatACATTGCAAgatgcaaaatgtattttgcaaatgtattaaaaatcaaaaattaAAATCTCTTATTGACATAAGTATTAaaaccctttgctgtggcattccatgttgtggtcaggtgcatcccgtttgctttaattatcgcTGAGATGTCTTGATTAATTTGATTGGAGTCcaactgtggcaaattgaattgattggacatagtatggaaaggcacacacctgtgtgtgtatgaccaaATGCGATCATTCCGTTCACTGTCGGAGCATGGAATTTCCCAACTTCCCACCTCCCAGCATTCCAGGTGCACAACAccaaatgtaaacagaaaacatggcTGACCCTGAAAAACTGGTGGTGTTTACGTGGCAAGTGTATAACCACATGAACTGTCCACATTCTGCACTGCACTATACGGAAATATACcacttatattatatattattatatataaatattaactCCTTAACTGTGCTCCAGTTACATTGGTGGCTAATCTGAACAAGTTTGGCTTAAATGGTAATTTCCGAATGGTTGCACACGTGTTTAGgtatcttttttacattttcccgAATAACTTTTGTGCAGAAAAGATAACTTTGAGAGATGATTTGCGCTAACCAGCTAACTAATAACACTTTGCATGCAAAACAGGCTTTACTATATAAGAGTATGTTCTATTTTAATGTCATGCAGGAACAAAAACTTTgcgttgcattttatttttgatggtTTACCATATACGATGTgtgctgccattgttgtgtgGCTTCAGACAACTGCTTCACGTGAAGTCGGGGTAGATGGATATGCCCCAAGGACACAAGTAGGAATTACTCATCACCCCTATTGGGGTACCTGTGACAACAACAGATGGGAGCAAACGGtgataacacacaaaaaagctaCCAGTGCTGCAAGTTTATCACTCATTTCCCATCCCTCAGGGCATAGGGCAAGCCAACAATCACCATAAGCCTTTCTTCCCACTGAAAAAACTGATCTGCCATCCTGGCTCATAAAACaattaatatttttcttttcttttcataaaaagGCCTAACTAGGGACAGGAGTTGGAAACTAGCCATAGCTATAATttctgtatgcagaacatcagTCGCATGAACCTAGTGTAAACAGGCAGTAATGATGCTGTCTCTTGACATTATCCCTACTCGaatgaacattaaataaataaaacaattgtgTCTCATTGGAAATGAGAAATCACTCGTACTTTGTCCCATCCCAATGTCCAGGACGGAGATTATTGTGCGGATGGGGAGTGTGGACAATGCCAGGACGCCTACACCCATTCCAGCCCCAGCATCCGGGCCAGCCAGGACGAGGGGATTCACACATTCCTGACCCTGCAGACTGCCGAATCCTGTGACGTGCCCATCCAGCACAGCGTCAACATCTCCCACAGCGCTGCACCCCTGCTGCTGTCTCACTGCGTTTCCCTGGGCGTCACCACCGTGGCTGTGGATGTGCATTACTATCCACCCCACTCAGCTTCTTCCACTTTCACTTCTGCTGCTCTGGAGCTCGGTGATGGCTCACCACTGCCTCAGAGACAGGGATATGACCAGGCGGCTCCTAAAATGCATTATGGTGAGTTTCAGGTGTCACAAACTGAATAAACACTAATAAACTGTCCAATAAATGTATAAGCCCAATGATGCATTGCTCTcctattcatctttatttcaGTGCAGAGGACGTGTTTGTAAATAAACGCCGCACATTGAAGAAGGACCAGTACAGAGTGCAGGAGAGGAATACATGGGGGAATAATGAAGAagaaaacaggaagaaaaaacactgtgaataaactttttttttctgcctaaAGCATGAATACAGTCTGTTAgatcatatacagtggtgtgaaaaagtgtttgctgtAGCTCTTAGAattctgccatgcaggccattttggcccagtctctttcttatggtggagtcatgaacactgaccttaactgaggcaagtgaggcctgcagttctttggatgttgttgtcttttgtgacctcttggatgagtcgtcgctgcgctcttggggtaattttggtcggccggccactcctgggaagccatttgtggataatggctctcactgtggttcgctggagtcccaaagctttagaaatggctttataaccttttccagagtgatagatggtaaatggtaaatggcaggcatttatatagcgcctttatccaaagcgctgtacaattgatgcttctccattcacccattcatacacacactcacacaccgacggcgattggctgccatgcaaggccccgaccagctcgtcaggagcatttgggggttaggtgtcttgctcagggacacttcgtcacagcccgggcggggaatcgaaccggcaaccctccgactgccagacaactgctcttactgcctgagccatgtctcaattactttctttctcatttgttcctgaatttctttagatctcggcatgatgtctagcttttgaggatcatttggtctacttcactttgtcaggcaggtcctatttaagtgatttcttgattgagaacaggtgtggctagagaaaaaaaaaaaaaaaaaagattaggaagggggcaaacactttttcacaccactgtacagcCATTATACAGCACACCTCCATTCGTCCGCTTGTAGGGAATAGGTTGAAAGGATGATTCGTCTGACCATATTACTTTTTCAGCGGCTCAGTAAAACACtggctggttttgtttttttagctcTTTACTCATTTTATGTACAATACCactctttcaaaataaatgtatctatTCATGGTAGCCAGAATTCATGCGCAGCTAGCTGAGCCTACCCAGAagttgtgtacctgtgtgtatacaCTACACCTGTGTGGGAGCACATATGTATTGTTCCCTTCatttacagtgttttatttgtttattttgacagTTATCTGTATTTTCCATTGAACAGTGAATATCTTATATACCTTGTAATAGTAGCCACACTTTGGCTTAATGTGTGTAATTTGTGGGATGTTTGCTAAGAAACCAATAGGTGGCTATTACCATTCCCTGGTGCTGCTTTGGTAACTAATGTACACAATGAAATGAGTGGGAAGCTTCCTTCCCAGAGTGCTACAGAATAAAGCTTTTTCCCCACCAATGAGTGTCCTTGGCGTAATCGGCTCTATACACTAACGCCAGTTCACAGATTGACCACATTAAAATGAGGCATAATTCAGGTATAATTCATGAGCTcagtgaaaattaaatgtaaagaaatatagctaaaataaaataaacatcaaagCAATATTCTGGCATATGGCCCAGAATAAAATGATAGAATTTAAAATTCTAGAGTGCAATCGATTGGAAACCGTGTAAATTATACTCATCTGTAGGTACTCACCTGTAAGCTGTTACTTTATGTATCTATCTAGAGAGAAAAGCAAACAAGTGTTTAACTTTGAAGGCTATGTAAATATGTTAACTTCAAATGATCACATAGATTGTGAATGGAGTTGACCTGGCTAGCTAGGGGGAGAAATATGGAATTGGAGATGACATTCACTCATGAAATAGCTATATAACTGGGTGCAAATAATATCTGTCAAGAATCAAGGATGACTATTTCGGGAGCAAGTGTTTTAGTATCTATTCTAGTTATCCTTATAGACAGTGAATTATTGGCGaaggaaattgagaaaaaaggctgcatataataaacaaatggataatgatctatgttttatgttaaaacatacaataacactatatttttatttcaatacatttactttcatgtttcatttatttagtatTCTCTAGTTATTTGCACccttaacaattattgtaaataaaataaaacaaagtgaaattggtaatacaattttactttcatttagttcATCTTgtaggcctgtagcgtaatggttaaggtaaatgactgggacacgcaaggtcggtggttctaatcccggtgtagccacaataagatccgcacagccgttgggcccttgagcaaggctcttaaccctgcattgcttcaggggaggattgtctcctgcttagtctaatcaactgtacgtcgctctggataagagcgtctgccaaatgccaataatgtaatgtaatgtaatgtaatcttagtTTAAAGAAACTATATTGTTTTCTCTCACTTCCTGTATCACTAGAGTTCATAAATGAGGTAATGAGCGTGAAAAATCCCTTTGCAAACCATCAGcgtgggaaaagccaaagaactggcaattcagaagacacagatggtaattgaccatcacaagtcgggcaatgggtacaaaaaatatgGATTTTGCAGCATTTGCAAACTTCTTTCTCATAAATAAGAGGAATCTGTTTGAAAATCAATTTGTCCATATTTTCTTGtcataatttcaataaaacatcacCTAAATCATCACCCAAATCTTACTGGCGCTGACTGCGTTGTTGCGTGACCACGGCCCCATCTACGTCATCATGGATAGACGTCATTACATCGTTTACTTCATTGACATTAATGTTTTGGGACTGCTTTGTATTAAACAGCCAGAGAAAAACTCATGATAAGCTCTTCAAATTCAcaaatgtgataaaaaaaaaaaacctgttgtcATCATACAAGTCTTCAAAATTATAatggtgtcgaggacccggccctaggccctcctgatgagagattgacagaagatgggttaagcaggaatgcattgttaacccctcgcacacgccaatggggtaggagtaaaagctcccgtaagaggaaaagtatatggtacaagataaatgtacaaccgtatatggatactgaggagtctgaagtcagaggacttagattcagggttttagagagcaaggctaaaggcctgactgaggccatgcgtagaatgtgttctagcatgaccatggaaggggctgaacacgcagaacggaaaattggggacccagggagttttgcattcaaggagacgatagatgtgataacatacttggttgacaaggggaggagcacgaggcctggttaaaaaaacaggatgagaaagacaatgaaaataattgggaaatcaaagagcaggaggagattgaaaaatgtaaaagagataaggaaaatggcatggacgtcaataccgaaagaaaattaagaggcttcacgGGCCTCTctgaggataacacaaatactttatcgaatagatttaaaggactgactatagaggagttaaatgatgaattacactcagctattagctggatgacctttgtagatcccttaaggcgccacaaaaaggggcacctgaagagtgtgttgagatggtggcaggctttaacgtctggcttgcatgagatcaaagtttggaggaagtcaaggagagattttgaaactgacacagacaccagtgatgaataggttcattaaaaacaacataagggctagtgtttttccactcgtatattaagatggtggaaattcccaaaccagaggggcccatgaaataaaatattggggacagttcttttgaggtatgagaaaatgacaattggaaaaacagaaataattaatatgatcattaaaaaacaggttatataaaagataaatgtcttcccgcttgacataatgggggcatttcttatcaaaaaaggtacacttttgtatgcaaaaaagatatataaggaataagcttttagaccttagagcaggatcccagaattcggcttcagaagatatctacgagctggtgaagaaagagccacgcagaacaactataaccaagctggagtggtaattataatctatattacttgtagaagtaggaaaagtaacatattataagtttacttttatatatcttttatttctcattagggtactatataaagtagaaaaatgtagagaaattatcatatttagataaatataatattataggaatagtttctttttaaacgtcaagaagggggagctataggataaggctaaggccaaagaggatggatataggaagggtgtaccttgatttttaaacatcgtggtggaaaggtaatttagaaagagctaagaggggtatatgtaacttgcatgtgattagcaaactgcaaaagatgatatgtacactgtaatctgtataactctattcttttgattgattataataaagtatatcttactataatcatatgtgacaaagagtctttagaggaaatacattgaatacaggacatcgattaccagatttgcatcacacccttcacttcgagactgggctggaagttcagtagaacttaccagggctccaggacgttcggagtacttgagttcgtccccgagacacctcatggtgaggtactgctcgtgggaacgtgaggtctgagctcggcaaggggtccgtggctcacgacaatggTTTGTGAGAAAGAAGCTAGGAGtagataatgtttttttttttttttttttaccctgctAGCTAACTATAATATCTGTGTGCCTGCTCTCTCCAAACCAACCTTTCAACCAATCGACCTTGTGAATTTACACTAAACAGTCAGTAGATGGAGCTCTTTAACACCAATAAAAAGAGTCACAATACAATATGATCAACACAGAAATAGGATATGATAGCTACTATATGGTTATACAAATTCAGGCAATTTCAAGTGACAAATGCTGTTATTTGAAACTTGCTGTAACAACCACAACCTCCAATTTTCAATAAATGATGAGAGAACCGTTTTTTCATGACAACAGCTAGACAACATAGCAACAGTAACTAAGTGGGGAAACCACCACGGTTTGTCATGTCTATCAGTTACATTacgttgtttttgtgtttagcGATTGTGTTGAACTTGCTGTTATCTTAGTATGATTAGTAATGTGCTttatttaaggactattagatttcagagtttgtgtttgtggttgaaATTCTAGGCGGTGCTTTGGGTGATGATAGCACCACTAACTTTTTCCCAAGTGGTTCTGTAGCACCAGTAGCACCACCCATTCTGGCGGCATTGGCTAGTTTAGCTATTATGGGCTAGTTTTAATTCCCCATTAAACCTGTAACTTAATACTTTAAACACGCAATTCTACTGAATAAGTTTTTCAAGTATTTCTCGGGTTTtactaaagaaaataaaaccagatgGTTCCAAGCATAGCTATGTACTGTTGctcaaactaaataaaaaaacacataaattatTAATTGTATAGAATGGTATTGCTCACTGAACTGAACAATTTTCTTTAGAGTGGAAAAAACTCCTTGGTTATTTGAAAGAATATTTTAACTAGATTTCTCGGCTGGCGGCACGGAcggtgcagtgagtagcactgccgcctcacagcaaggaggtcctgggttcaaatccccatcggccggggcctctctgtgtggagtttgcatgttctccccgtgtttgtgtgggtttcctctggttactccggtttcctcccacagtccaaagacatgcaggttaggctgattggacattctaaattgcctgtaggtatgaatgtgtgagtgaatggtgtgtgtgccctgcgatggactggcgacctgtccagggtgtattcctgccttttcgcccgatgtatgctgggataggctccagcccctgtgaccctgcttaggataagcgggttaggataatgaatgaatgaatgaatgaattaatggatTTTTCAACTACCGATCTACGGTCCATAGGCTATAAGAAGAGTTCTAGGGGTGTGTCTTCAAACTACTTTTTCAGGCTAACCTCATTGGCAGCCATGTAGCATACATTGGCAGGCAGGCAAAGCATGCATTGGGTGTTGTACTTCGTGCTTAGCAAGATCTTTTGTCATGTAACACAGTTTATCACCAACATCAATAGGGGGGAGAGGTCATACATGTTATTCACATAATTCATGGCTGGTGCTCAATAGAGGGGGTCAAGACAAGTTACTCTTCCCATGTCTGACAGGTGTCCTTCAAGTCTCCTGCCATGCGTGACACATGGTGCCAGAAGTGCCAGAACACAACAGGGGGTTCTGCCGACTGTGAACagtggtggaaagtccaggggctCACTCCAATCACTCATTCTTCACCTCGGGATAATCCCCCCTCCCATTCCTCAACATGCACTCATGAATTATTCCCAAACCTCCTGAACTCCTACAAAAAATATTGCCTCTTCAATTTGAAAGTGCACTGATTTTTTGATCTCCTCGCTTCTTCATGCAGGGAATATTGCATGATTGAATTTTCCATTCCAGGAAGCCTGGATTCAGACCCTTGCTGGGCAGGGAGGAAAAATGAGGGCAAAAACATTCCCTTCCCGTCTTGCCTGGAAGGAGGCATTTCCTGACTAAATTTGTGACATGCAACAAGCACGCAAGGGAGGATAGATCAACAGACATCCCTTCTTGCTGAAAGCATCTCCTACccttggagggagggagggagggaggaacaaCAAGGGAGCAAAGGAATACAATCGTTCCCTCCcctttcataatttcataactCAAACTCGGAAGAAAGCATCCAATTTGGAATCGAACCCAGCATAGGGGTCTGAAAGGCCGGCCAAGTGTGTCTAATGTGTGGTGCAGAGAAAAGCTGCAAATCAGACCACAGGTCACTACCAGCCATCACCACTCTTTTTAAGACAGTGAAGAACATGACAAAGAAAGAACGTGGTTCTTTATTGATTGAGCTTTGTGAAGAACACTGTACACTTATTTTTACTTTAGTTTGAAtgccaaaaaaactgaaacttaTTTTACTTAAGGCTGAGTGTAATTTTTGTGCTCATTAGCTAAGAATTGGGGAATTTCAGATCCTAAACTCTAACTTATTTAGAATTCAACAATTTGAAGTAACCTTCAAATTGTTGAAGGACAGGCTGAGTAACTTTGAAGGACAGGCTGAGTAACCGCGAGTCAAGCACTAATAAATCACAGAcagtgctatattgcaaacaactaCATAAAAgaggtacactcagtgagtactttatgaggtatttattagacttattggtcttctattGCTGTCACCAATCCACCTAGATGTTAgtttgaagcattgtgtgttcaaagatgctctgaACCAGAGTTGCATGCCatgcagttgtaatgtgtggtcatttgcatttctgtcaccttcttgtcagttttgactagcccttctcctctgacctctctcattaacaagatgtttttgtccgcagaacagctgctcactggatgttggaACAGCTGCCCAAACTGTGtttggcaccaaaaatcattccactgtcaaagtcactgagataatttcttccccattctgtcatttggtctgaaccaaTGACAgtctgaaacagctgaacctcttgaccatgtctgtatgctcttatttgcactaacaagctggtgtacaggtctacctaataaagtgctcactgattgtatattAGTAAAGTCACCTTGGTGGTGAGTTCAGTTGTAATGTTCCTAAGAAGAAATACTGGTTTAGTAGTTGAACTCATAGTAGGTGGCCCTGAAGGAGGGGTCTTCAGTCAAGCCCATTTTCTTAGCGAGCCTGTAGGAGACCTGGTTCCCCTCCTCAATGCTGCAGTACATAGGGAAACCCTGGGCATGGAGCCTTGCTGCCATGGTGTATGTCAGGATCTCGGCATAGCCCCTCCCCCTGTACTCTGGCACGGTGTACAACAGCCCAGTGGCACAGTAATCATACAGCAGCAGCCAGGAAACTGGACGTCCTTCTTCATCAGTGATGCAACATGTGGGGAAGTGGCTTATCAGATGTTTGATTAGTTGGAAACCTTTTTCATCACCTCCGAATTTCCAGGTTTTATTCACCAAACCGACATGGGATTCATTCAGGGAGGAGATCCTGGCCTCCACATCTCTGCGGGAAAAGACATGTTCAGAAAGAGCTGTTCAAACACAT containing:
- the LOC133139851 gene encoding uncharacterized protein LOC133139851, with product MAFYSLVQKNEPAPVGRAAQRNLRGHTAHPETRRTYENRAFENDVVAVTEQHPSTRTTVLLPSINSVTMVMEPSSDTSTKQDQPTLDQTTIAGPDPEPKKDSQDGDYCADGECGQCQDAYTHSSPSIRASQDEGIHTFLTLQTAESCDVPIQHSVNISHSAAPLLLSHCVSLGVTTVAVDVHYYPPHSASSTFTSAALELGDGSPLPQRQGYDQAAPKMHYVQRTCL
- the LOC133141014 gene encoding glycine N-acyltransferase-like protein 3 isoform X2 → MNRNRPHTLEFVVDCWPNFKTIICRPHPKIENSLLYTKELTFFSTDEKDLKRMLMEDNVLDWNKYFKIGGIDIRHGTMLKAISAAKGVPLRPGPIAHILELQGPSLLPQLKLSRDVEARISSLNESHVGLVNKTWKFGGDEKGFQLIKHLISHFPTCCITDEEGRPVSWLLLYDYCATGLLYTVPEYRGRGYAEILTYTMAARLHAQGFPMYCSIEEGNQVSYRLAKKMGLTEDPSFRATYYEFNY